In one window of Oceanococcus sp. HetDA_MAG_MS8 DNA:
- a CDS encoding 1-deoxy-D-xylulose-5-phosphate reductoisomerase → MRGIAILGATGSIGRSTLDVVARAPEAFSVEVLSAQRNVDAMAELVQRFRPRLAIMVDADAAAALRDRIHDLCPVLSGPQALVEGVQQPGVDMVMVAIVGACGLAPTLAAAQAGHDILLATKEALVTAGPLLLAAADAGQARLLPIDSEHNAIFQCLPQDYRCGQRPQGVRRLILTASGGPFRNWSLEAMAQATPAQAVAHPKWDMGRKISVDSATMMNKGLELIEAAYLYDLPAASVDILIHPQSIVHSLVEYADGSQLAQLGSTDMRIPIAHALHFPERGPSGAQSLDLAQVGQLEFSAPDTQRFPALRLARAALESGGIAPAVLNAANEIAVAGFLEQRIGFGDISALVEHTLETSQAWSQDLPDLEAAIAVDARARDVARQWEAAHA, encoded by the coding sequence ATGCGCGGTATAGCGATTCTCGGTGCCACCGGCAGCATTGGTCGCAGTACCTTGGATGTGGTGGCACGTGCCCCAGAGGCCTTCTCGGTAGAAGTGCTCAGCGCCCAGCGAAACGTCGATGCGATGGCCGAGTTGGTGCAGCGTTTCCGGCCCCGCTTGGCCATTATGGTGGATGCCGATGCGGCGGCTGCCCTGCGCGATCGGATACACGATCTGTGTCCGGTCCTGAGTGGTCCTCAGGCCTTGGTGGAAGGGGTACAGCAGCCGGGCGTGGATATGGTGATGGTCGCCATTGTGGGAGCCTGCGGCTTAGCTCCGACATTGGCTGCCGCGCAGGCCGGCCACGACATTCTTCTGGCAACCAAAGAGGCCTTGGTGACAGCTGGTCCACTGCTGCTGGCAGCGGCAGATGCGGGTCAAGCCCGTCTGTTGCCCATCGACAGTGAACATAACGCCATCTTTCAGTGTCTACCTCAGGATTACCGTTGTGGTCAGCGTCCACAGGGGGTCCGGCGCCTCATACTCACAGCGTCCGGTGGCCCCTTCAGGAATTGGTCCTTAGAGGCCATGGCGCAGGCCACGCCAGCACAGGCTGTTGCACACCCCAAATGGGATATGGGCCGAAAAATATCTGTGGATTCCGCAACAATGATGAACAAGGGCCTGGAGCTGATCGAGGCGGCCTATTTGTATGATTTGCCGGCGGCGAGTGTGGATATTTTGATTCATCCGCAAAGCATTGTGCATTCCTTGGTGGAGTACGCGGATGGCAGCCAGCTGGCTCAGCTGGGCTCCACGGATATGCGTATTCCCATTGCTCATGCCTTACATTTCCCGGAGCGGGGCCCGTCTGGAGCTCAGAGCCTCGACCTGGCTCAGGTGGGGCAATTGGAATTCTCGGCGCCGGACACCCAGCGCTTTCCCGCATTACGTTTGGCTCGGGCCGCACTCGAAAGCGGTGGTATTGCCCCGGCGGTCCTCAATGCCGCCAATGAAATTGCGGTTGCTGGTTTCTTGGAGCAGCGCATTGGCTTTGGCGATATCAGCGCTTTGGTGGAACACACCTTGGAGACCTCACAGGCTTGGTCTCAGGACCTGCCGGACTTAGAAGCGGCGATTGCCGTCGACGCCCGCGCGCGGGACGTGGCGCGCCAGTGGGAGGCGGCGCATGCCTGA
- the rseP gene encoding RIP metalloprotease RseP: protein MPEFVQSVLGFVLAIGILVTFHEFGHYWVARRCGVRVLCFSIGFGKPLWSRVAKDGTRWQVAAIPLGGYVKMLDEREAPVPEEQRHAAFNRKPVLQRIAIVAAGPLANFFLAIIFYALVQMIGQPALRPVLGPIPTPSAAAQAGVQEGDTLLQVAGQDVATWDRARLRLLEASLGAQSLPIVLQRGSDQQLSVSLALVNAPTEPLEFFDYLGLVPPQVRLEPILGQILADSPADRAGLRVGDRISSLDARAVDSWRELVMLIRERPGQTVRLVVEREDTQQQVSLQLAEVMTEQGPVGQLGAGVAEQAHLWQDFRFIHRLGPVQSVWAGVEQTLSMSVLTVKMLWRMVLGEVSVKNLSGPLSIAEFAGVSAAAGIVSFLGFLALISVSLGVLNLLPVPVLDGGHLLYYGIEAIKGSPLSERAQSLGHSVGLAMLLGLMTVALYNDLARLLS from the coding sequence ATGCCTGAGTTTGTACAGTCCGTACTCGGTTTTGTGCTGGCCATTGGCATATTGGTCACCTTCCATGAGTTTGGTCATTACTGGGTGGCACGACGCTGCGGCGTGCGCGTGCTGTGCTTCTCCATTGGCTTCGGAAAGCCCTTATGGTCTCGGGTTGCCAAGGATGGAACCCGCTGGCAGGTGGCTGCCATTCCTCTGGGCGGCTACGTCAAAATGTTGGACGAACGCGAAGCGCCGGTGCCGGAGGAGCAGAGGCATGCTGCGTTCAATCGCAAACCGGTTTTGCAGCGCATTGCTATCGTGGCAGCAGGGCCACTGGCGAACTTCTTCTTAGCCATTATCTTCTACGCCCTGGTGCAAATGATTGGCCAACCGGCATTGCGCCCGGTCCTCGGCCCAATACCGACGCCATCCGCCGCGGCTCAAGCTGGCGTGCAGGAGGGCGATACCCTGCTGCAAGTCGCCGGCCAGGACGTTGCCACCTGGGATCGCGCTCGGCTGCGGCTACTCGAAGCGTCCTTGGGTGCGCAGTCCTTGCCCATCGTTCTGCAACGTGGTTCGGATCAGCAGCTGAGCGTGTCATTAGCACTGGTGAACGCGCCGACCGAGCCCTTGGAGTTTTTTGATTATCTTGGCTTGGTCCCACCGCAGGTGCGCTTAGAGCCTATTCTGGGCCAGATATTGGCCGACTCTCCGGCCGATCGCGCCGGACTAAGAGTTGGAGACCGCATCAGCAGTTTGGATGCGCGCGCGGTGGACTCCTGGCGGGAGCTAGTGATGCTCATTCGCGAGCGTCCAGGGCAAACCGTTCGCTTGGTTGTTGAGCGCGAAGACACGCAGCAACAGGTCTCCCTGCAGTTGGCGGAGGTCATGACCGAGCAAGGCCCAGTGGGTCAATTGGGTGCAGGCGTGGCTGAGCAGGCTCATCTATGGCAGGATTTCCGGTTTATTCATCGGCTGGGGCCTGTCCAGAGTGTGTGGGCGGGAGTGGAACAAACCCTGAGCATGTCTGTACTGACGGTCAAAATGCTCTGGCGGATGGTGTTAGGCGAAGTTTCGGTAAAAAACCTCTCCGGACCTTTGTCTATTGCGGAATTTGCTGGGGTGTCTGCTGCGGCGGGCATCGTTAGTTTTTTGGGATTTTTGGCGTTGATCAGCGTCAGCCTTGGGGTGCTCAATCTGCTGCCGGTTCCGGTATTAGATGGGGGACATCTGCTGTATTACGGCATTGAGGCAATCAAAGGCTCGCCATTATCAGAGCGTGCGCAAAGCCTAGGCCACAGTGTGGGCCTGGCCATGTTGCTCGGTTTGATGACGGTGGCGTTGTACAACGACCTAGCGCGGCTACTGAGTTGA
- the bamA gene encoding outer membrane protein assembly factor BamA has product MTNWIKTQRLLTLFGQLLVLSWGLVSTAWALDPFRVGDIRAEGLVRLEESTIFSYLPLTPGDELNAATSRQSIRALYQTGLFDNVVLRREGDTLIVEVSERPLISSFEIEGNDKVSGDEFDEALRQSGLVEGEIFRQLLLDQVEQEIRNQYFANGYYSVLVETTITEEPNNRVSLKIDVDEGSQARIRDINIVGNEAFTDAELLENFELEATKAYKFFGAKDKYSKQQMLGDLEGLNSYYKDRGYLRFDIESVQVAMTPDRQGIFVTINVDEGETYEVQELRFAGELIVDESVLRRLAPIPPGSIFSLKAATDAAERMTVAYSNIGYAFAEVNPLPEPVEDSDNAVILNFMVEPGPRTYVRRVNFAGHLRTNDETLRREMRQFEGAVYSQNLVELSRTRLQRLPFLQAVEVSTDPVPGTDDLVDVNFTVEERAPGSVQFGVGFSGLQGFLINGSLTHTNFMGTGNRVALNLENNQVADTISASWTDPYATPDGLARTVAATYRRSQGIIRFASGFDSNTLSGSLTYGIPISEFASIRAGFGVDAVAVTTFAGSTADEVLEFVSRNGSRFNTYEFRTGFTQDSRNRTFFASRGALHRLNLDVILPGSDIEYIRASYTWQQYIPMYKSLFAELNTSLGLVEGYGDTEIVPPYENFFAGGARSVRGFRPGTLGPRDSNGFAFGGNLRTTLQANLILPTPLESNNKSTRLSVFYDIGNVFANREAFDTAELRSAVGVAFQWFTPFLGLLELSYAQPLDAQPFDREDRFQIDFGAGF; this is encoded by the coding sequence GTGACTAATTGGATTAAGACGCAGCGTTTGCTAACGCTGTTCGGACAGCTTTTGGTTTTAAGCTGGGGCCTGGTCTCTACGGCCTGGGCTCTAGACCCATTTCGCGTCGGCGACATTCGCGCCGAGGGCTTAGTGCGGCTCGAGGAGTCGACCATCTTCTCCTACCTGCCTTTGACGCCTGGAGATGAGCTCAACGCAGCCACCTCCCGTCAGTCGATTCGCGCCCTCTATCAAACCGGTTTGTTCGACAACGTGGTTTTGCGCCGCGAGGGCGATACCCTCATCGTGGAGGTGTCGGAGCGCCCCCTGATCTCGTCCTTTGAGATCGAAGGGAATGATAAAGTCAGTGGTGACGAGTTCGATGAGGCCTTGCGGCAGTCTGGCCTGGTCGAAGGCGAGATTTTTCGCCAGCTTTTGCTGGACCAAGTTGAACAAGAGATTCGTAACCAATACTTCGCGAACGGCTACTACTCGGTATTGGTAGAAACAACGATTACGGAAGAGCCGAACAACCGGGTGAGTTTGAAGATTGATGTGGACGAGGGTAGTCAGGCCCGGATTCGCGACATCAATATTGTGGGTAACGAAGCCTTCACGGATGCCGAGCTTTTAGAGAATTTTGAACTCGAGGCTACCAAAGCCTATAAATTCTTCGGCGCCAAGGACAAGTACTCCAAGCAGCAAATGCTGGGTGATTTAGAGGGCTTGAACTCTTACTACAAAGACCGCGGTTACCTGCGCTTTGATATTGAATCGGTTCAGGTCGCGATGACTCCGGACCGGCAGGGGATCTTCGTCACCATTAATGTGGACGAAGGAGAAACTTATGAAGTGCAGGAGCTGCGCTTTGCTGGTGAGCTTATCGTTGATGAAAGCGTACTTCGCCGTCTGGCGCCAATTCCTCCAGGGTCAATTTTCTCGCTGAAGGCTGCAACCGACGCGGCTGAGCGAATGACGGTGGCCTACTCCAATATTGGCTATGCCTTCGCCGAAGTGAATCCACTGCCCGAGCCAGTAGAAGACAGCGACAACGCCGTCATTTTGAACTTTATGGTGGAGCCTGGACCGCGTACCTATGTGCGGCGGGTGAATTTTGCTGGCCACCTGCGCACCAACGACGAAACCTTGCGTCGGGAAATGCGCCAGTTTGAAGGGGCGGTGTACTCACAAAACTTGGTGGAGCTCTCGCGTACGCGCTTGCAGCGGCTGCCGTTTTTACAGGCGGTGGAGGTCAGTACCGACCCCGTTCCTGGAACGGACGACTTGGTCGATGTGAACTTCACCGTTGAAGAGCGCGCACCAGGCAGTGTGCAGTTCGGCGTGGGCTTTTCCGGCTTACAGGGCTTTCTCATTAACGGCAGCCTGACCCATACCAACTTTATGGGGACGGGGAATCGCGTGGCGCTGAACCTGGAAAACAACCAGGTCGCGGATACCATCAGTGCCAGTTGGACCGACCCTTATGCAACCCCGGATGGGCTGGCGCGCACGGTGGCAGCCACCTACCGTCGCTCGCAGGGCATTATCCGGTTTGCATCTGGCTTCGATTCCAACACCTTGTCGGGCTCACTGACCTACGGTATCCCCATCAGTGAGTTCGCCAGCATTCGCGCAGGTTTCGGGGTCGATGCTGTCGCGGTGACCACCTTTGCCGGTAGCACGGCCGACGAAGTCTTGGAGTTCGTATCGCGTAACGGTAGCCGGTTCAATACCTACGAGTTCCGCACCGGTTTTACCCAAGACAGTCGTAACCGAACTTTCTTTGCGAGCCGGGGTGCGTTGCATCGACTCAACCTGGATGTGATTTTGCCGGGCAGCGATATTGAATACATTCGCGCTTCGTATACCTGGCAGCAGTACATCCCCATGTACAAATCCCTGTTTGCCGAGCTCAACACCTCTTTAGGCTTGGTTGAGGGTTACGGCGACACAGAAATCGTGCCGCCTTACGAGAACTTCTTTGCGGGTGGCGCTCGCTCGGTGCGTGGTTTCCGCCCTGGTACTTTGGGGCCGCGGGATTCCAATGGTTTTGCTTTTGGCGGCAACCTGCGGACGACGCTGCAAGCCAACCTCATCCTGCCAACGCCCTTGGAATCCAACAACAAATCCACGCGGTTGTCTGTTTTCTACGATATCGGCAACGTGTTTGCCAATCGTGAAGCCTTTGATACCGCTGAACTGCGGTCAGCCGTTGGTGTCGCATTTCAATGGTTCACTCCCTTCCTGGGGTTGTTGGAATTGTCTTATGCACAGCCGCTGGATGCGCAGCCCTTTGATAGGGAAGACCGCTTCCAGATTGATTTCGGCGCCGGTTTTTAA